A genomic region of Rhodospirillales bacterium contains the following coding sequences:
- a CDS encoding Do family serine endopeptidase: protein MRIFSLLIILIIVTFPAMAQERTVPDDKAQVELSFSPLVKQVAPAVVNIYTKRVVTQRVSPFFNDPFLEHFFGGSLGGGIPRQRVENSLGSGVIIAPDGLVVTNAHVAKDADEITVVLPDGREFEAQKVIVDEPSDLALLRIDPAGTELPHASLKPSESLEVGDLVLAIGNPFGVGQTVTSGIVSALARSSLDINDFNFFIQTDAAINPGNSGGALVAMDGGVVGINSAIFSKTGGSLGIGFAIPSEMVATVIAAEKAGQSGDKGVTRPWLGITAQKVTADIADSLDFDVPHGVLVAALHADSPLRKAEVKVGDVVLAVNGKDVRDPAEMKFRMAMVPLGSDAQVEILRKGKRTMHKVKAMAPPDDPPRDETMLEGTHPLNGATVANINPAVAVELGIGNEEGVVVMDVDRRRPAIRVTVPGDLIRAVNGAEIKTVSDLKKALAKPVKGAWQLILERGGQTRQIVIR from the coding sequence ATGCGTATTTTCTCATTATTGATAATCCTGATAATCGTGACTTTTCCTGCCATGGCGCAGGAACGCACGGTGCCGGATGATAAGGCTCAGGTCGAACTTTCTTTTTCCCCTTTGGTCAAACAGGTAGCGCCCGCCGTTGTGAATATTTATACAAAGCGTGTCGTAACCCAGCGCGTATCGCCGTTTTTCAACGACCCGTTTCTGGAGCATTTCTTCGGCGGTTCCCTGGGCGGCGGCATTCCGCGCCAGCGGGTGGAAAATTCTCTGGGGTCCGGCGTAATTATTGCCCCCGATGGTTTGGTGGTTACCAATGCCCACGTGGCCAAGGATGCTGACGAGATTACGGTGGTCCTGCCCGATGGCCGGGAGTTCGAAGCGCAAAAAGTGATTGTGGACGAACCGTCCGATCTGGCGCTGCTGCGCATTGATCCGGCAGGAACAGAACTGCCCCATGCATCTTTGAAGCCCAGTGAAAGCCTTGAAGTGGGCGATTTGGTTCTGGCGATCGGTAATCCGTTTGGCGTCGGCCAGACCGTGACCAGCGGCATCGTATCGGCGCTGGCGCGTTCTTCCCTCGATATCAATGATTTCAACTTCTTTATCCAGACCGACGCCGCAATCAATCCGGGGAACTCCGGCGGCGCACTGGTGGCGATGGACGGCGGTGTTGTTGGCATCAACAGTGCGATTTTCTCCAAAACCGGTGGGTCGCTCGGTATCGGGTTTGCCATCCCGTCCGAAATGGTGGCGACGGTAATCGCGGCCGAAAAAGCGGGGCAAAGCGGTGATAAAGGCGTTACCCGTCCCTGGCTGGGGATCACGGCCCAGAAAGTTACCGCCGATATCGCAGACAGCCTTGATTTCGATGTGCCGCACGGCGTTTTGGTGGCAGCCCTGCACGCAGACAGCCCGCTACGTAAAGCGGAAGTAAAGGTCGGGGATGTCGTTCTGGCCGTCAATGGCAAAGATGTTCGTGATCCGGCGGAAATGAAATTCCGTATGGCGATGGTGCCGCTGGGCAGCGACGCGCAAGTCGAAATTTTGCGCAAGGGCAAGCGGACGATGCACAAGGTTAAGGCCATGGCGCCGCCGGATGATCCGCCGCGCGATGAAACGATGCTGGAGGGAACCCACCCGCTTAACGGCGCGACTGTGGCCAATATAAATCCGGCCGTGGCGGTAGAACTGGGTATAGGCAACGAAGAAGGCGTCGTTGTAATGGATGTTGACCGCCGCCGTCCGGCTATTCGTGTGACGGTTCCCGGTGATCTGATCCGGGCCGTCAACGGCGCGGAAATCAAAACCGTCAGTGATCTGAAAAAAGCTTTAGCCAAACCGGTCAAGGGCGCCTGGCAACTAATTCTTGAACGCGGCGGGCAAACAAGGCAGATTGTTATCCGTTAA
- a CDS encoding DUF853 family protein, which produces MTENILAGAVTGRPDDKVVLPLKWANRHGLIAGATGTGKTVTLQILAEGFAAAGVPVFMADVKGDLSGMCMPSEMQDFLVKRAETIKLEGYGPQAFSTVFWDMFGQQGHAVRTTVSEIGPLLLARMLELNDTQEGVLNIAFRMADEEGMLLLDMKDLRALLVAMNERRAEISATYGNVSPASIGAIQRALLRLEDQGADSFFGEPALALTDFMRTDMDGRGYINILAADKLMNSPRLYATFLLWLLSELFEELPEAGDSDRPKLVFFFDEAHLLFNDAPKPLLEKVEQVVRLIRSKGVGVYFVTQNPQDIPETVLGQLGNRVQHALRAFTPQQQKFIKVAAQTYRENPEFKVEDVITELGVGEALVSTLEGKGTPSIVQRTLIRPPSSRLGPASDGARKMTMQADGIGTKYDVVQDRESAYEILQKKAAQQAEQAQKAAEKSKTKKRSSNRQRVGEAAVKSLVRSLSSSIGRTIARELVRGVMGGLKR; this is translated from the coding sequence ATGACCGAAAATATTCTGGCCGGGGCCGTAACAGGCCGTCCCGATGATAAAGTTGTTCTTCCTTTGAAATGGGCTAACCGCCACGGATTGATTGCCGGGGCTACCGGAACCGGGAAAACGGTGACGCTGCAAATTCTAGCCGAAGGTTTTGCCGCCGCGGGCGTTCCTGTTTTTATGGCCGATGTGAAAGGCGACCTGTCGGGGATGTGCATGCCCTCGGAAATGCAGGATTTTCTGGTAAAACGGGCGGAAACGATCAAGCTTGAAGGCTACGGGCCGCAGGCCTTTTCCACGGTGTTCTGGGATATGTTCGGCCAGCAGGGCCATGCCGTGCGCACGACGGTTTCCGAAATCGGTCCGTTGCTTCTGGCGCGGATGCTGGAACTGAACGATACGCAGGAAGGTGTCTTGAATATAGCGTTCCGTATGGCGGACGAAGAAGGCATGCTGCTTCTCGATATGAAGGATCTGCGGGCGCTTTTGGTGGCGATGAATGAGCGGCGGGCAGAGATATCCGCAACGTATGGTAACGTATCTCCGGCCTCAATCGGGGCAATCCAGCGGGCGCTGTTACGTCTCGAAGATCAGGGCGCAGACAGCTTTTTCGGTGAACCGGCCTTGGCCTTAACCGATTTTATGCGCACCGACATGGATGGCCGGGGTTATATCAACATTCTGGCCGCCGATAAATTGATGAACAGTCCACGCTTGTACGCGACATTTTTGCTCTGGCTCCTGTCCGAATTGTTTGAGGAACTTCCAGAAGCCGGGGATAGCGACCGCCCGAAACTGGTTTTCTTTTTCGATGAAGCGCATTTGCTGTTTAATGATGCGCCTAAACCGTTGCTGGAAAAGGTCGAGCAGGTCGTGCGCCTGATCCGCTCCAAGGGCGTCGGGGTCTATTTTGTTACGCAAAACCCGCAGGATATCCCCGAAACAGTTCTGGGGCAGCTCGGTAACAGAGTGCAGCATGCTTTGCGCGCTTTCACGCCACAGCAGCAAAAATTCATCAAGGTCGCGGCGCAAACTTACCGTGAAAACCCGGAATTCAAGGTCGAAGATGTCATTACTGAACTCGGCGTGGGGGAAGCACTCGTCTCAACGCTGGAGGGCAAAGGCACGCCGTCTATCGTCCAGCGCACATTAATCCGCCCGCCGTCTTCGCGTCTTGGCCCGGCCAGCGATGGTGCCCGGAAAATGACTATGCAGGCCGACGGTATCGGCACGAAATATGATGTCGTGCAAGACCGGGAATCGGCATACGAAATATTACAAAAGAAAGCGGCTCAGCAAGCTGAACAGGCACAAAAAGCGGCTGAAAAATCAAAAACCAAAAAACGCTCTTCCAATCGTCAGAGGGTCGGCGAGGCCGCGGTTAAATCGCTGGTGCGCTCGCTCAGCTCCTCAATCGGACGGACCATCGCCCGCGAACTGGTGCGGGGTGTTATGGGCGGGTTAAAGCGCTAG
- the rplQ gene encoding 50S ribosomal protein L17: MKHGIKQRKLGRTSSHRKAMFANMAAALIKHEQITTTLPKAKELRPVVEKLITLAKKGDLSNRRRAISIMRDETQVAKMFDTLAERYKDRQGGYCRIMKAGFRYGDAAPMAVIELVDRDVEAKGKDSGPTMFDNEAEAPAAEEKPKAKKKAAA; encoded by the coding sequence ATGAAACACGGTATTAAACAACGTAAATTGGGTCGTACGAGCTCTCACCGTAAGGCGATGTTTGCCAATATGGCTGCCGCGCTTATCAAGCACGAGCAAATCACGACGACTTTGCCGAAAGCCAAAGAACTGCGCCCGGTTGTTGAAAAATTGATTACACTGGCGAAAAAAGGCGACCTTTCCAACCGCCGCCGCGCAATCTCGATCATGCGTGATGAAACGCAGGTCGCAAAAATGTTCGATACGCTGGCTGAACGCTACAAAGACCGCCAAGGTGGTTACTGCCGGATCATGAAAGCCGGTTTCCGTTATGGCGATGCCGCGCCGATGGCCGTAATTGAACTGGTTGACCGCGATGTCGAAGCCAAAGGCAAAGACAGCGGCCCGACCATGTTCGACAACGAAGCCGAAGCGCCGGCTGCTGAAGAAAAGCCGAAAGCCAAGAAAAAAGCGGCGGCTTAA